One Mycobacterium sp. SMC-4 DNA window includes the following coding sequences:
- a CDS encoding DUF1330 domain-containing protein, which yields MTIYALNLFDIADPDEYLAYSKRSPVEVAKHGGRVVALGRFRQSVTGEIEPRSVLILVEWDSLEAFTSYRDDPDLADLHAHRQNGSSSYIWHLFDRLDDLRPLLKLK from the coding sequence GTGACCATCTATGCGCTGAACCTGTTCGACATCGCCGACCCCGACGAGTACCTCGCGTACTCCAAACGCTCGCCGGTCGAAGTCGCCAAACACGGCGGGCGGGTGGTCGCGCTGGGCCGGTTCCGGCAGTCCGTAACCGGCGAAATCGAACCCCGCTCGGTGCTGATCCTCGTCGAGTGGGACTCGCTGGAGGCGTTCACCAGTTACCGCGACGATCCAGACCTCGCTGACCTGCACGCCCACCGGCAGAACGGCTCCTCGTCCTACATCTGGCACCTGTTCGACCGGTTGGACGATCTGCGGCCCCTGCTTAAGCTCAAGTGA
- a CDS encoding cytochrome P450, with amino-acid sequence MDGLRHRVRWLALHGVIRGMSKVGARRDGDPQARLIADPTVRTDPAGFADELRARGPVVRCRAVLMTADHQVAGDLLKSDDFGVSALGSGLPAPLRWINRKLNPGLLHPIEPPSLLSIEPPDHTRCRKLVSSVFTPRAVAALRDRVQDTADRLLDDLAGQTGAVDIVAAYCSQLPVAVISDILGVPEKDRQQILKFGELGAPSLDIGLSWSQYMQVHRGLVGFNEWLTGHLAELRRHPGDDLMSQLIQASQDSEESARLSERELQATAGLVLAAGFETTVNLLGNGIRMLLKRPQHLQTLAAQPELWPTAVEEILRLDSPVQMSARIARRDVEVAGTAIGRGELVIIYLAGANRDPEVFTDPHTMDLHRDNAGRHLSFSGGRHFCLGAALARAEGEVGLRTFFERFPDARLAGDGSRRDTRVLRGWATLPISLGAARAALGS; translated from the coding sequence ATGGATGGTCTTCGACATCGGGTACGTTGGCTGGCTCTGCACGGAGTGATCCGGGGCATGTCCAAGGTCGGCGCGCGCCGCGACGGTGACCCGCAGGCCCGGCTGATCGCCGACCCGACCGTGCGGACCGACCCCGCCGGGTTCGCCGACGAACTGCGCGCCCGCGGACCGGTGGTGCGCTGCCGCGCGGTTCTGATGACCGCCGACCACCAGGTGGCCGGCGACCTGCTCAAATCCGACGACTTCGGGGTCTCCGCGCTGGGCTCCGGACTGCCGGCACCGCTGCGCTGGATCAACCGCAAACTCAACCCGGGTCTGCTGCACCCCATCGAACCGCCGTCGCTGCTGAGCATCGAACCACCCGACCACACCCGCTGTCGCAAACTGGTGTCCTCGGTGTTCACCCCCCGCGCGGTGGCCGCGCTGCGCGACCGGGTGCAGGACACCGCCGACCGCCTGCTCGACGATCTCGCCGGCCAGACCGGCGCTGTCGACATCGTCGCCGCGTACTGCTCGCAGTTGCCTGTCGCGGTGATCAGCGACATCCTCGGCGTCCCCGAGAAGGACCGCCAACAGATCCTGAAATTCGGCGAACTCGGAGCCCCCAGCCTGGACATCGGTCTGTCCTGGTCGCAGTACATGCAGGTGCACCGCGGCCTGGTCGGATTCAACGAGTGGCTCACCGGCCACCTCGCCGAGCTGCGCAGACACCCCGGCGACGATCTGATGAGCCAGCTCATCCAGGCCAGCCAGGATTCCGAGGAGTCGGCCCGGCTGTCCGAGCGCGAACTGCAGGCCACCGCCGGGCTGGTACTGGCCGCCGGTTTCGAGACCACGGTGAACCTGCTGGGCAACGGTATCCGCATGCTGCTGAAGCGCCCGCAGCACCTGCAGACCCTCGCCGCGCAGCCCGAGCTGTGGCCGACGGCGGTCGAGGAGATCCTGCGCCTGGACTCCCCGGTGCAGATGAGCGCCCGCATCGCCCGCCGTGACGTCGAGGTTGCCGGCACCGCCATCGGCCGCGGCGAACTGGTCATCATCTACCTGGCCGGAGCCAACCGTGATCCCGAGGTCTTCACCGACCCGCACACGATGGACCTGCACCGCGACAACGCCGGCCGGCACCTGTCGTTCTCCGGTGGACGGCACTTCTGCCTGGGGGCGGCCCTGGCGCGCGCCGAGGGCGAAGTCGGCCTGCGTACCTTCTTCGAGCGCTTCCCCGACGCCCGGCTGGCCGGCGACGGCAGCCGGCGCGACACCCGGGTGCTGCGCGGCTGGGCAACATTGCCGATCAGCCTTGGGGCGGCGCGGGCCGCGCTAGGTTCGTAG
- a CDS encoding flavodoxin family protein, which translates to MTASAAPDFTGLKAMFINCTLKRSPEVSNTQGLVDRSVALMRSNGVEVDQIRAVDHDIAVGVRPDMTEYGWETDEWPALLQRVLAADILVLAGPIWLGDNSSVMRHVIERLYGYSGVLNDAGQYAYYGRVGGCLLTGNEDGVKHCAMSILYSLQHIGYTVPPQADAGWMGEAGPGPSYLDEGSGGPDNDFVNRNTTFLTYNLMHMAKLLKGAGGFPAYGNQRSEWDAGCHFGYENPEYR; encoded by the coding sequence ATGACGGCATCTGCAGCCCCCGATTTCACCGGCCTGAAGGCCATGTTCATCAACTGCACGTTGAAGCGATCACCCGAGGTGAGCAACACCCAGGGATTGGTGGATCGCAGTGTTGCGCTGATGCGCAGCAACGGTGTCGAGGTCGATCAGATCCGTGCTGTGGACCACGACATCGCCGTGGGCGTCCGGCCGGACATGACCGAGTACGGCTGGGAGACCGACGAATGGCCTGCACTGCTGCAGCGAGTGCTGGCAGCCGACATTCTCGTGCTGGCCGGCCCCATCTGGCTGGGTGACAACAGCTCGGTGATGCGCCATGTGATCGAGCGGCTCTACGGCTATTCCGGTGTGCTCAACGACGCGGGCCAGTACGCGTACTACGGCCGGGTGGGCGGTTGCCTGCTCACCGGCAACGAGGATGGTGTCAAGCACTGTGCGATGAGCATCCTCTACAGCCTGCAGCACATCGGATACACCGTCCCGCCTCAGGCGGATGCCGGATGGATGGGTGAAGCCGGTCCCGGTCCGTCGTATCTGGACGAGGGTTCCGGCGGGCCGGATAACGATTTCGTCAACCGCAACACCACGTTTCTCACCTACAACCTGATGCACATGGCCAAACTGCTCAAGGGTGCGGGTGGGTTCCCGGCGTACGGGAACCAACGCTCGGAGTGGGACGCCGGTTGCCATTTCGGCTACGAGAATCCCGAATACCGCTAG
- a CDS encoding DoxX family protein gives MTTLPDPQWPVIVLALIQLVDGLMCVKPMAFIADCFDNVRWPRRWWWIMPPIKFAAAAGLLAGLWIPYLAALTCAALVLYFVLAIAAHVRARDFGRNLVLNATGMLTICVATGIYSFLV, from the coding sequence GTGACGACCCTTCCCGACCCGCAGTGGCCCGTCATCGTGCTGGCGTTGATCCAGCTTGTCGACGGGTTGATGTGCGTCAAACCGATGGCCTTCATCGCCGACTGCTTCGACAACGTGCGCTGGCCTCGTCGCTGGTGGTGGATCATGCCGCCGATCAAGTTCGCGGCCGCTGCCGGACTGCTGGCCGGATTGTGGATTCCCTATCTCGCCGCCCTCACCTGCGCAGCCCTGGTCCTCTACTTCGTCCTGGCGATCGCGGCGCACGTCCGTGCCCGCGACTTCGGTCGCAACCTGGTGCTCAACGCCACCGGGATGCTCACGATCTGCGTCGCCACCGGGATATACAGCTTTCTTGTGTAG
- a CDS encoding UDP-glucose/GDP-mannose dehydrogenase family protein, with protein sequence MRCTVFGTGYLGATHAAGMAELGHHVLGIDIDPAKIAKLTAGEVPFYEPGLPEVLQRNIEAGRLRFGTDYAEAADFADVHFLGVGTPQKKGEYGADLRHVHSVIDTLAPLLRRPSVIVGKSTVPVGTAADLAQRARALADVDVEVAWNPEFLREGLAVHDTLHPDRIVVGVAPDSTLAEAALRGLYAPLLADGVPFLVTDWQTAELVKVSANAFLATKISFINAIAEVCEAADADVTLLADALGYDARIGRRFLNAGLGFGGGCLPKDIRAFMARAGELGANEALTFLREVDSINMRRRTRMVELVTAACGGSLLGATVAVLGAAFKPDSDDVRDSPALNVAGLLQLHGATVTVYDPQAMENSRRLFPTLNYATSALEACERADAVLVLTEWDEFVDLDPAALESVVRTKVVVDGRNCLDLRRWQQAGWRAYALGRNVGT encoded by the coding sequence ATGCGATGCACCGTCTTCGGCACCGGCTACCTCGGCGCCACCCACGCCGCCGGCATGGCCGAGTTGGGCCACCACGTCCTCGGCATCGACATCGACCCGGCCAAGATCGCCAAGCTGACCGCCGGTGAGGTGCCGTTCTACGAGCCCGGTCTGCCAGAAGTGTTGCAGCGCAACATCGAAGCCGGCCGGCTGCGGTTCGGCACCGACTATGCCGAAGCCGCCGACTTCGCCGACGTGCATTTCCTCGGCGTCGGCACGCCGCAGAAGAAGGGCGAGTACGGCGCCGATCTGCGTCACGTGCACTCCGTCATCGACACCCTGGCCCCGTTGCTGCGCCGCCCCTCGGTGATCGTCGGCAAGTCCACCGTCCCGGTCGGCACGGCCGCCGATCTGGCCCAGCGGGCCCGCGCCCTGGCCGACGTTGACGTCGAGGTGGCCTGGAACCCCGAGTTCCTGCGCGAGGGCCTCGCCGTGCACGACACCCTGCACCCGGACCGCATCGTCGTCGGCGTCGCGCCCGACTCGACCCTGGCCGAGGCCGCGCTGCGCGGACTGTACGCGCCACTGCTGGCCGACGGGGTCCCGTTCCTGGTCACCGACTGGCAGACCGCCGAACTGGTCAAGGTGTCGGCCAACGCGTTCCTGGCCACCAAGATCTCGTTCATCAACGCCATCGCCGAAGTGTGCGAGGCCGCCGACGCCGACGTCACCCTGCTCGCCGACGCGCTGGGCTACGACGCGCGCATCGGGCGCCGGTTCCTCAACGCGGGGCTCGGCTTCGGCGGCGGCTGCCTGCCCAAGGACATCCGCGCGTTCATGGCCCGCGCCGGCGAGCTCGGCGCCAACGAGGCCCTGACATTCCTGCGGGAGGTCGACAGCATCAACATGCGTCGCCGAACCCGGATGGTGGAGCTGGTGACCGCCGCATGCGGCGGATCCCTGCTCGGTGCCACCGTGGCCGTGCTGGGTGCGGCGTTCAAACCCGACTCCGACGACGTCCGAGACTCGCCGGCGCTCAACGTCGCCGGTCTGCTGCAACTGCACGGTGCCACCGTCACCGTCTACGACCCCCAGGCCATGGAGAACTCCCGGCGGCTGTTCCCGACCCTGAACTACGCGACCTCGGCGCTGGAAGCCTGCGAACGGGCCGACGCGGTCCTGGTGTTGACCGAGTGGGACGAGTTCGTCGACCTCGACCCGGCCGCACTGGAGTCGGTGGTACGAACGAAAGTTGTTGTCGACGGCCGCAATTGCCTTGATCTTCGACGCTGGCAGCAGGCCGGCTGGCGGGCCTATGCGCTGGGCCGTAACGTCGGGACGTGA
- a CDS encoding nuclear transport factor 2 family protein — MTTTEMATVLAWHDALNAGDIDTLLELSTLDIDIGDADGAAQGQAALQEWAQSVDARIEPGRMYIRDGVVVAEQEIVSATGETASAASAFRVIDDNVASVFRHDDLASAMAATGLTEEDLTG; from the coding sequence ATGACGACAACTGAGATGGCCACCGTCCTCGCGTGGCACGACGCACTCAATGCCGGTGACATCGACACCCTGCTCGAACTGTCCACCCTGGACATCGACATCGGCGATGCCGACGGGGCCGCCCAGGGTCAGGCCGCGTTGCAGGAATGGGCCCAATCGGTCGACGCGCGGATCGAACCCGGCCGGATGTACATCCGAGACGGCGTCGTCGTCGCCGAGCAGGAGATCGTGTCGGCGACCGGGGAAACCGCGTCGGCCGCATCGGCGTTTCGGGTGATAGACGACAACGTCGCGTCGGTGTTCCGGCACGACGACCTCGCCTCCGCGATGGCTGCAACCGGGCTGACCGAGGAGGACCTGACCGGCTGA
- a CDS encoding thermonuclease family protein: MAITALAVLLSPPPARADPQAVTATVLRVVDGDTIDIRDDVRGRLRIRVLGIDTPETKRPGYSVGCWGAEATEFAEQNLLGQRVAFVPDPTQDRTDRYGRTLAYLVKAGGWNYSIEAARAGAARSYVYAGNPVSLFGQIAAAEQEARSAQRGLWGPPCFGDTRSHPL; encoded by the coding sequence GTGGCGATCACGGCTTTGGCTGTTCTACTCTCGCCGCCCCCGGCGAGGGCCGACCCACAAGCGGTCACCGCGACCGTGTTGCGGGTCGTCGACGGAGACACCATCGACATACGCGACGACGTTCGCGGTCGGCTCCGGATCCGCGTGCTGGGTATCGACACTCCGGAGACCAAGCGACCCGGCTATTCGGTGGGCTGTTGGGGCGCTGAGGCTACAGAGTTTGCCGAGCAGAACCTGTTGGGGCAGCGGGTGGCGTTCGTGCCCGACCCGACACAGGACAGAACCGACCGCTATGGCCGCACGCTGGCCTACCTCGTGAAGGCTGGCGGCTGGAACTACAGCATCGAAGCGGCGCGCGCCGGTGCGGCTCGGTCCTACGTCTATGCCGGCAACCCGGTCAGCCTGTTCGGCCAGATAGCAGCCGCCGAACAGGAGGCCCGCAGCGCCCAACGTGGACTCTGGGGACCGCCGTGTTTCGGCGACACTCGGTCGCACCCGCTCTAG
- the rfbA gene encoding glucose-1-phosphate thymidylyltransferase RfbA: MRGIILAGGSGTRLYPITMGTSKQLLPVYDKPLIYYPLSTLIMAGIRDIQVITTDFDAPAFHRLLGDGSHLGINLSYAVQAEPEGLAQAFIIGADHIGSDSVALVLGDNVFYGPGLGTSLARFQNIRGGTIFAYRVADPSAYGVIEFAADGTALSLEEKPATPKSHYAVPGLYFYDNDVVEIARSLRKSARGEYEITEINQTYLNQGRLRVEVLARGTAWLDTGTFDSLLDASDFVRTIERRQGLKISVPEEAAWRVGFIDDAALETRARKLLKSGYGAYLLELLQR, encoded by the coding sequence ATGCGCGGAATCATCCTGGCGGGCGGTTCGGGCACCCGGCTGTACCCGATCACGATGGGTACCAGCAAGCAGCTGCTTCCGGTCTACGACAAGCCGCTGATCTACTACCCGCTGTCCACCCTGATCATGGCCGGCATCCGCGACATCCAGGTCATCACCACCGATTTCGATGCCCCCGCCTTCCACCGTCTGCTCGGTGACGGCTCCCATCTGGGGATCAACCTCAGCTACGCGGTGCAGGCCGAGCCCGAAGGCCTGGCCCAGGCATTCATCATCGGCGCCGACCATATCGGTAGCGACTCGGTGGCGTTGGTGCTGGGCGACAATGTGTTTTATGGTCCCGGCCTGGGGACCAGTCTGGCACGGTTCCAAAACATCAGGGGCGGAACGATTTTCGCCTATCGGGTGGCCGACCCCAGCGCCTACGGGGTCATCGAGTTCGCTGCTGACGGCACCGCTTTGTCATTGGAAGAGAAGCCCGCCACGCCCAAGTCGCACTACGCGGTGCCGGGACTGTACTTCTACGACAACGACGTCGTGGAGATTGCGCGGTCGCTGCGCAAGTCCGCCCGCGGTGAGTACGAGATCACCGAGATCAACCAGACCTACCTCAACCAGGGCCGGCTGCGCGTGGAGGTGCTGGCCCGCGGCACCGCATGGCTGGACACCGGAACCTTCGATTCCCTGCTGGACGCCAGCGATTTCGTCCGCACCATCGAGCGCCGACAAGGCTTGAAGATCAGCGTCCCCGAAGAAGCGGCATGGCGCGTGGGATTCATCGACGACGCAGCTCTGGAAACCCGAGCCAGGAAGCTGCTCAAATCGGGCTACGGCGCCTATCTGCTGGAACTGCTGCAGCGGTGA
- a CDS encoding excalibur calcium-binding domain-containing protein encodes MIRSLIAAGMLAGVIAVSLAPAASAAPFRNCTEAREAGYTNIPSTSEYYGEHLDRDRDGIGCES; translated from the coding sequence ATGATTCGTTCGTTGATCGCAGCCGGCATGCTGGCCGGAGTGATCGCCGTCAGCCTGGCCCCGGCCGCGAGCGCCGCACCGTTCCGCAACTGCACCGAGGCGCGCGAAGCGGGGTACACCAACATTCCCTCGACCTCGGAGTACTACGGCGAGCACCTGGACCGAGACCGCGACGGCATCGGTTGTGAGAGCTAA
- a CDS encoding wax ester/triacylglycerol synthase family O-acyltransferase, with amino-acid sequence MDPLEPLDAAMMTAELLSEPLHTAAVLVLCPPSEAQADYVEEIYRNALTEATPLDPRFRRHPHLGVDTAGVWVWQIVDDVDMAEHLRRRTLPAGADRDALWKLVSDLHSEPLERSRPMWMAYLIDGLADGRFAFYIKVHHTLIDGVAGLAMIADALTTDPDRRSMPPIYADPDRHSVPAATTRRGRIPNPVTLIRSTLNSVASGLQTVGQVALGELSTVAAGLGGGAAVLPFDAPYTRFNGPVGPLRTFAGASWPKSRIRAVQAAAGVTGNDVLTAVVAGVLREWLLARDELPNSSLVAICPVTVRGRERAAAEDEHANLFGLQLCRLGTDLADPVERLEHIHRGMSWAKRQVAGRGANASTVLLAPSIALTVLTANVPFTSRIRRGYNVSISGVPGPSDEMYWNGAHLEEIYPVSTAIDGQALNVTMCSYADRVTFGYISGRDVVPDIESLVALTERALSELETATGASA; translated from the coding sequence ATGGACCCGCTGGAGCCGCTCGACGCGGCGATGATGACTGCGGAGTTGCTCTCCGAGCCGCTGCACACCGCGGCGGTTCTGGTCTTGTGTCCGCCGTCGGAGGCCCAAGCCGACTACGTCGAGGAGATCTACCGCAACGCGTTGACCGAAGCCACCCCACTGGATCCGAGATTTCGCCGCCACCCGCACCTGGGGGTCGACACAGCGGGGGTGTGGGTGTGGCAGATCGTCGACGACGTGGACATGGCCGAGCACCTGCGACGCCGCACACTGCCCGCCGGAGCTGACCGCGATGCCTTATGGAAGCTCGTCAGCGACTTGCACAGCGAGCCGTTGGAACGGTCGCGGCCGATGTGGATGGCCTATCTCATCGACGGCTTGGCCGATGGCCGCTTCGCGTTCTACATCAAGGTGCATCACACCCTGATCGACGGGGTTGCCGGGCTGGCGATGATCGCCGACGCCCTGACCACCGACCCCGACCGACGGTCGATGCCGCCGATCTATGCCGACCCCGACCGGCATTCCGTCCCGGCGGCGACCACCCGACGCGGACGAATTCCCAACCCGGTGACGCTGATCCGGTCGACGCTCAACAGCGTCGCCTCGGGACTGCAGACCGTCGGCCAGGTCGCCCTTGGTGAACTGTCGACGGTGGCGGCCGGCCTCGGGGGAGGAGCCGCAGTGTTGCCGTTCGACGCGCCGTACACCCGGTTCAACGGGCCGGTCGGACCGCTCCGGACCTTCGCTGGAGCCAGCTGGCCGAAGTCTCGCATCCGTGCTGTCCAGGCGGCTGCGGGAGTCACGGGCAACGACGTGCTGACCGCCGTGGTGGCGGGGGTGCTGCGAGAGTGGTTGCTCGCGCGCGACGAGTTGCCCAACTCCTCGCTGGTCGCGATCTGCCCGGTGACGGTGCGTGGCCGTGAGCGAGCCGCAGCGGAGGACGAACACGCCAACCTGTTCGGGCTGCAGTTGTGTCGGCTGGGCACCGATCTGGCCGACCCCGTTGAGCGGCTGGAGCACATCCACCGCGGGATGTCCTGGGCAAAACGCCAGGTCGCCGGTCGTGGGGCGAATGCGTCGACGGTGCTCCTCGCGCCGAGTATCGCGCTGACCGTGTTGACGGCCAACGTGCCGTTCACGTCGCGCATACGGCGCGGCTACAACGTCTCGATCTCCGGAGTGCCCGGGCCCAGTGACGAGATGTACTGGAATGGAGCACATCTGGAGGAGATCTATCCGGTGTCTACCGCAATCGACGGGCAGGCGCTGAACGTGACGATGTGTTCCTATGCCGATCGGGTGACGTTCGGGTATATCTCGGGCCGAGACGTGGTCCCCGACATCGAGTCACTTGTCGCGTTGACCGAGCGTGCGCTCAGTGAGCTGGAGACCGCCACCGGGGCCTCAGCGTGA
- a CDS encoding maleylpyruvate isomerase family mycothiol-dependent enzyme, with amino-acid sequence MDFRAALLEQTRAFGDLIRSGDPATPVPTCGEWSLKQLFRHVGRGNRWAAQIITHRRNEPLDARDVLDGRPPDDLDGALEWLHQGAQLIIDAVDRVSSDTRVWTFVGPRPAGWWLRRRLHETVVHTADAALALGADFDIAPELAADCLSEWIELACVDKRHAPALDRGLTIHLHATDEQLGPTGEWTIAHDDDGLWWSHNHGKGSVALRGPAKDLLLAATRRRSAAEAGLNVFGDETVWDSWLQRTPF; translated from the coding sequence GTGGACTTCCGAGCAGCCCTGCTCGAGCAGACTCGAGCCTTCGGTGACCTGATCCGGTCGGGAGACCCGGCCACGCCCGTCCCCACCTGCGGTGAGTGGAGTCTCAAACAGCTCTTCCGGCACGTCGGGCGCGGAAATCGTTGGGCCGCACAGATCATCACCCACCGACGCAACGAACCGCTGGATGCGCGTGACGTGCTCGACGGCCGACCACCTGATGACCTCGACGGCGCACTGGAATGGTTGCACCAGGGCGCGCAGTTGATCATCGACGCCGTCGACCGCGTCAGCAGCGACACCCGGGTATGGACGTTCGTCGGCCCCCGCCCCGCCGGGTGGTGGCTGCGCCGCCGGTTGCACGAGACCGTCGTGCACACCGCCGATGCGGCGCTGGCCTTGGGTGCCGACTTCGACATCGCACCTGAACTGGCCGCCGACTGCCTGTCCGAATGGATCGAACTGGCATGCGTGGACAAGCGCCACGCGCCGGCGCTGGACCGGGGCCTGACGATCCATCTGCACGCCACCGACGAGCAACTCGGACCGACCGGCGAGTGGACCATCGCCCATGACGACGACGGCCTGTGGTGGTCGCACAACCACGGCAAGGGCAGCGTCGCGCTACGCGGACCCGCCAAGGATCTGCTGCTGGCGGCAACGCGGCGCCGGTCGGCCGCCGAGGCCGGGCTGAACGTGTTCGGTGACGAGACAGTCTGGGACAGCTGGCTGCAACGCACCCCGTTCTGA
- a CDS encoding ester cyclase has translation MSMPREHAESLYHEWIDAVWRRRVITPDLIDAAFVGHWPTGDVEGPAGLESVVAQTHSMFEKLDFAVDLGPLVDGDYVIGRWTGVGSSARGETRFTGNDILRLRNGKVVEYWPATASS, from the coding sequence ATGTCGATGCCGCGGGAGCATGCAGAGTCGCTGTATCACGAGTGGATTGACGCAGTCTGGCGGCGCCGGGTCATCACGCCGGACCTGATCGATGCCGCCTTCGTCGGTCACTGGCCCACCGGGGATGTGGAAGGACCGGCGGGTCTGGAATCAGTCGTGGCGCAGACACATTCGATGTTCGAAAAGCTGGATTTCGCTGTCGACCTCGGACCTCTTGTCGACGGCGATTATGTCATCGGGCGCTGGACCGGCGTTGGCAGCAGTGCCAGGGGCGAGACGCGGTTCACCGGCAACGACATCCTGAGGTTGCGCAACGGCAAGGTCGTGGAGTATTGGCCTGCCACGGCGTCGTCCTGA
- a CDS encoding TetR/AcrR family transcriptional regulator: MGARTDARQRWLDAGIQMLAGEGAEAVRIDRISARLKLSKGSFHHHFDGAAAYKRELLAYYEKMATDGLEHAIDDASATGDVHATLTRLTQFVVPDRPGLYQPELEVAVRAWATWDRDVQAVQARIDRARLAALQRVWRPFVGTDGEARLAALLPYLVAVGAAVVVPPIDANELRGVFELLLPLVPGLAGGASAPGG, from the coding sequence GTGGGCGCTCGCACCGATGCCCGGCAGCGTTGGCTCGACGCCGGGATCCAGATGTTGGCCGGCGAAGGCGCCGAGGCCGTGCGCATCGACCGGATCTCCGCGCGGCTCAAGCTGTCCAAGGGCTCCTTTCACCACCATTTCGACGGTGCCGCGGCCTACAAGCGTGAGCTGCTCGCCTACTACGAGAAGATGGCAACCGACGGCCTGGAGCACGCAATCGACGACGCCTCTGCCACCGGAGACGTACACGCCACCCTGACCCGCCTCACCCAGTTCGTGGTACCTGACCGGCCGGGGCTCTACCAGCCGGAACTAGAGGTCGCCGTCCGAGCGTGGGCCACCTGGGATCGTGACGTGCAGGCCGTCCAGGCCCGGATCGACCGTGCGAGGCTGGCCGCCCTGCAGCGCGTCTGGCGCCCCTTCGTCGGCACTGACGGCGAGGCCCGATTGGCTGCGCTGCTGCCCTACCTGGTCGCGGTCGGCGCCGCGGTGGTCGTCCCACCCATCGACGCGAACGAACTGCGCGGCGTCTTCGAGCTTCTGCTGCCGCTGGTGCCTGGCCTCGCCGGCGGCGCCTCCGCCCCCGGTGGCTGA
- the dcd gene encoding dCTP deaminase, producing the protein MLLSDRDLRAEIDAGRLGLDPFDDSLIQPSSVDVRLDSLFRVFNNTRYTHIDPAKRQDDLTTLVEPKEGEPFVLHPGEFVLGATLERCTLPDDLAGRLEGKSSLGRLGLLTHSTAGFIDPGFSGHITLELSNVANLPITLWPGMKIGQLCLLRLTSPAEHPYGSAGTGSKYQGQRGPTPSRSYQNFLQSN; encoded by the coding sequence GTGCTGCTCTCCGACCGAGACCTCCGCGCCGAGATCGACGCCGGAAGGTTGGGCCTGGACCCGTTCGACGACAGCCTGATCCAGCCGTCCTCGGTCGACGTCCGCCTCGACAGCCTGTTCCGGGTGTTCAACAACACCCGCTACACCCACATCGATCCGGCCAAGCGCCAGGACGACCTCACCACCCTGGTGGAGCCCAAAGAAGGCGAACCGTTCGTGCTGCACCCCGGTGAGTTCGTGCTCGGTGCAACCCTGGAGCGCTGCACGCTGCCCGACGACCTGGCCGGCCGGTTGGAAGGCAAGTCCTCGCTGGGTCGCCTGGGCCTGCTGACCCACTCGACGGCCGGCTTCATCGACCCCGGCTTCTCCGGGCACATCACCTTGGAGCTGTCCAACGTGGCCAACCTGCCGATCACATTGTGGCCGGGAATGAAGATCGGCCAACTATGCCTGCTGCGCCTCACCAGTCCCGCCGAGCACCCCTATGGCAGCGCCGGCACCGGGTCGAAATATCAGGGTCAGCGCGGTCCCACGCCGTCGCGGTCGTACCAGAATTTCCTGCAGTCGAATTGA